Below is a window of Leucobacter sp. Psy1 DNA.
CCTCTCGGCGATCGATCTCTCGAAGTCCGAGGACCGGCACGAACTGCGCGAGGTGCTCACCCGGTTCCTGATGCCCTACAAGTTCGCCATCGACGAGGTGACGACGCGGCTGAACATCCTCCAGGAGGAGTTCGTGCACACAGGGGAGTACAACCCGATCGAGCACGTCTCTGGCCGCCTGAAGGACCCCGACAGCATCATGGAGAAGATGCAGCGACGCAATGTGTCCGGCGACCTCAGCGCCGTGCGGAGCGAGATCACGGACATCGCAGGGGTCCGCGTCGTGTGCAGCTTCATCTCCGACGTCTACCGAGTGTTCGAGCTCATCACCAGCCAGGACGACGTGAGCGTCCACACCGTCAAGGACTACATCGCGCGGCCCAAGGAGAACGGCTACCGATCGCTCCACGTGATCCTCGAGTTGCCCGTCCACCTCTCCAGTGGCCCGGTCAAGACGCTGGTGGAGCTGCAGATCCGGACCATCGCCATGGACTTCTGGGCGAGCCTCGAGCACAAGATCTACTACAAGTACGACCGCGAGGTGCCCGACAAGCTCCTCGGCGGCCTGCGGGACGCCGCCGAGCAGGCGGGACAGCTCGACGCGAGCATGGAGTGGCTGCACATCGCGATCCGCGGCGGCGACCGCGGAGTGCTCGTCCGCCGTTCCACCGACGCGCTGCTCGCCAGCGGCCGCAAGTTCGAGCGCATCGCCCTCGAATCCGGGAACGCGAACGAGAGCTGACGAGTCAGCCGCCCCCGATCAGTTCGTCGGAGCGGGTGTCGGCATCGTCGAGAACTGCTCGATGACCTCTGGGGTCTGGAACAGCACTACCGACATCACGATGAAGACGGGGACCAGAGCGATGACGGCCGCGACGAGCGGCACCCAGAATGCGAGCTTCCCGGCACGCATCCGCTGAATCGAGAACAGCAGATTCAGTGCCCACACGAGAAGCACGAACAGGCCGGTGACGGTACCTGCGGTGCCGGTCCAGTCGGGAAGCGTCATCGTCTCGACGTCGAGCATCGAGGCGTTCAGCATGAGCTGCGGGGCGAGGTTGAACATGCCGCTGGAGATGCTGAACGCGCCGTAGGCACCGATCACGAGCAGAATGATCGTCACGATGCGATCGCCCTTGCGTGCCGGGCGGGCGCCTTGCGCTGACCGTGCCTGGGGTGGAGCTGCGACCTGCGTGGCGGCGGGCGGCGCCTGGGGCGGCGTCGCCGCATCGTCGCGGTACTTGCGCGGGGTGTGCGCTGCCGCCTGCTCGGGGGTCGCCCGCTCGGGTGCCGGGTTCGCCCCGCTCGGCTTGCCCTGCGGTGTCGAACTCTTGCTGCCCTTGGCACGGTCGTTCGCGGACGCCTGACCGCTACGGGAACCCCGTGCCGGTTTCGCGGATCCTGCACCGAGGTTGTGAGGGACACCGTCGACACGACCCGAACGCGATCCACTCGGAGCCTGAGCCCCGGAGCCCGGAACCTGGCCTGATGCGGCGGGCCCCGTGGCACCCGACTCTTCGCCCGGCGGAGTCCAGGACCAGCCCTCCGGTGCGTACTCGCCGTACTGCGGCCGCGGACGGGTGTCGCGGGGCTGGTGCGGGGAATCGCCCTCGGTCTTGGCGGAGGATTCCGGGCCGATAGAGGGCTCCGAACTCGTGGAGTCCCCTGAGTTTGCGGGGCCCTTCGTGCTCGAGGCCTGGTCTTCCGGGCGCGGGTTGTTGGTCGACACTTAGGCGCTCACCGACTTCCCGGCGGACCCGAGCCACTGCGTCGCCTCGACCACACGGGCGGACATGTCCGCCTCGGCGACCTTGCCCCACGCGCGGGGATCATACTTCTTCTTGTTGCCGACTTCGCCGTCGACCTTGAGTACCTCGTCGTAGTTCGAGAACATGTAGCCCGCGACGGAGCGGGTGAACGCGTACTGCGTGTCGGTATCGATGTTCATCTTGATGACGCCGTTGCGCACCGCCTCGTTGACCTCCTCCTGGGACGAACCGGAGCCGCCGTGGAACACGAGGTCGAGCGGGTTCGCGCCGGTGCCGTACTTCTCAGCCACACCGGCCTGGATCTCCGCGAGCAGCTCGGGGCGCAGCTTCACGTTGCCCGGCTTGTAGACGCCGTGCACGTTGCCGAACGTGAGCGCTGTCAGATAGCGGCCGTGATCGCCGAGACCGAGGGCT
It encodes the following:
- a CDS encoding GTP pyrophosphokinase family protein; amino-acid sequence: MTASDDSEYDTLSTEWVDATGEGAPAFDLSAIDLSKSEDRHELREVLTRFLMPYKFAIDEVTTRLNILQEEFVHTGEYNPIEHVSGRLKDPDSIMEKMQRRNVSGDLSAVRSEITDIAGVRVVCSFISDVYRVFELITSQDDVSVHTVKDYIARPKENGYRSLHVILELPVHLSSGPVKTLVELQIRTIAMDFWASLEHKIYYKYDREVPDKLLGGLRDAAEQAGQLDASMEWLHIAIRGGDRGVLVRRSTDALLASGRKFERIALESGNANES
- a CDS encoding DUF6264 family protein; translation: MSTNNPRPEDQASSTKGPANSGDSTSSEPSIGPESSAKTEGDSPHQPRDTRPRPQYGEYAPEGWSWTPPGEESGATGPAASGQVPGSGAQAPSGSRSGRVDGVPHNLGAGSAKPARGSRSGQASANDRAKGSKSSTPQGKPSGANPAPERATPEQAAAHTPRKYRDDAATPPQAPPAATQVAAPPQARSAQGARPARKGDRIVTIILLVIGAYGAFSISSGMFNLAPQLMLNASMLDVETMTLPDWTGTAGTVTGLFVLLVWALNLLFSIQRMRAGKLAFWVPLVAAVIALVPVFIVMSVVLFQTPEVIEQFSTMPTPAPTN